Proteins from one Deinococcus sp. AB2017081 genomic window:
- a CDS encoding SDR family NAD(P)-dependent oxidoreductase: MNIDFQGQTVIVTGAAHGFGRAIALAFAWNGASVWACDLNDSGLAETARLAAHDGLTIQTRTVDVGDGAAVQALVAEVAAATGRVDVLVNNAGGVLGQVGRPLEEISAADWHAIFRVNVDGAFLFAQAVAPHMKRQRSGRIINISSGAGLGISLTGIQAYASAKAAQIGLTRQLAHELGEWGITVNNVAPGFVRSNPTTELQWESYGEEGQRKLVQGIALRRLGTPDDIASAVMFFASAQAGWISGQVLSVDGGK, encoded by the coding sequence ATGAACATCGACTTCCAGGGGCAGACCGTGATCGTCACCGGGGCGGCGCACGGCTTCGGGCGGGCCATCGCGCTTGCGTTCGCCTGGAACGGTGCCTCCGTGTGGGCGTGCGATCTGAACGACTCCGGACTGGCCGAGACTGCCCGGCTGGCCGCCCACGACGGGCTGACGATCCAGACGCGCACCGTGGACGTGGGGGACGGCGCAGCGGTGCAGGCCCTCGTGGCCGAGGTGGCCGCCGCGACGGGCCGCGTGGATGTGCTGGTGAACAATGCCGGCGGCGTGCTGGGGCAGGTCGGCCGCCCGCTGGAGGAGATCAGCGCCGCTGACTGGCACGCGATCTTCCGGGTGAACGTGGACGGGGCCTTCCTGTTCGCGCAGGCCGTGGCCCCGCACATGAAGCGCCAGCGCTCGGGGCGGATCATCAACATCTCGTCGGGCGCGGGGCTGGGCATCAGCCTGACCGGCATCCAGGCCTATGCCAGCGCCAAGGCCGCGCAGATCGGCCTGACCCGGCAGCTCGCGCACGAACTGGGCGAGTGGGGCATCACCGTCAACAACGTCGCGCCGGGCTTCGTGCGTTCGAACCCCACCACCGAGCTCCAGTGGGAGAGCTACGGCGAGGAGGGGCAGCGCAAGCTGGTGCAGGGAATTGCCCTCAGGCGCCTGGGCACGCCGGACGACATCGCCAGTGCCGTGATGTTCTTCGCCTCCGCGCAGGCCGGGTGGATCAGCGGTCAGGTGCTCAGCGTGGACGGCGGCAAGTGA
- a CDS encoding dipeptidase, whose translation MSAGTTGWPAPRPGAAPLPAALEAAVSLLRNRADASLAELIDFAGIPSVSAQTAHAPDMARAAAWLVARLERAGLQDVALWITAGHPAVYGEWLGAPGAPTALVYGHYDVQPPEPLERWSTPPFTPTVIGERVYGRGVSDDKGPLLLTVQAADALLSATGTLPLNVKFLFEGEEEVGSAHLPELVAQRAAELRADFVISADGGMWSAEFPSLTVSGRGLAALEFSVYGPARDLHSGRHGGALHNPLHAAAALVAGLHDDHGRVTIEGFYDGVQELSAEQRAGLTRLPFSDTEYVAQTGAPAAYGEAGYSTLERQWHRPTVEVNGLWGGYTGEGSKTVLPAEAHVKLTCRLVPGQHPETIAALLAEHLRTHTPPGVRLELRPSDHAAGPYALPDGHPLRGAAGQVLHDLYGTAPVEVGMGGSIPILETFKDVLGLDTVLFSFAVGDENIHAPDEFFRIPRLYEGQEAWLRLWWALGHADG comes from the coding sequence GTGAGCGCGGGGACGACCGGCTGGCCCGCGCCCCGGCCCGGCGCGGCTCCACTGCCGGCGGCACTGGAGGCGGCCGTCTCGCTGCTCAGGAACCGCGCGGACGCCTCGCTGGCCGAGCTGATCGACTTCGCCGGCATTCCATCGGTCAGCGCCCAGACCGCCCACGCGCCGGACATGGCCCGCGCTGCCGCCTGGCTGGTGGCGCGGCTGGAACGGGCCGGACTCCAGGATGTGGCCCTGTGGATCACCGCCGGGCATCCGGCCGTGTATGGCGAATGGCTGGGCGCGCCGGGGGCTCCGACCGCGCTGGTGTACGGCCACTACGACGTGCAGCCCCCGGAGCCGCTGGAACGCTGGAGCACGCCGCCCTTCACGCCGACGGTCATCGGGGAGCGGGTGTACGGACGCGGCGTCAGCGACGACAAGGGGCCGCTGCTCCTGACCGTTCAGGCAGCGGACGCGCTGCTGTCGGCCACCGGCACCCTGCCCCTGAACGTGAAGTTCCTGTTCGAGGGCGAGGAGGAGGTCGGCTCGGCCCACCTGCCGGAGCTGGTGGCGCAGCGGGCCGCCGAGCTGCGGGCGGACTTCGTCATCAGCGCCGACGGGGGCATGTGGAGCGCCGAGTTCCCGTCGCTGACGGTCAGCGGGCGCGGGCTGGCGGCGCTGGAATTCAGCGTGTACGGCCCGGCCCGCGACCTGCACTCCGGGCGGCACGGCGGGGCGCTGCACAACCCCCTGCACGCGGCGGCGGCGCTGGTCGCCGGCCTGCACGACGACCACGGGCGGGTGACGATCGAGGGCTTCTACGACGGCGTTCAGGAACTCTCCGCCGAGCAGCGGGCGGGCCTGACCCGCCTGCCCTTCTCGGACACGGAGTACGTGGCCCAGACCGGCGCACCGGCCGCCTACGGCGAGGCCGGGTACTCCACCCTGGAGCGCCAGTGGCACCGCCCGACCGTCGAGGTCAACGGCCTGTGGGGCGGCTATACCGGCGAGGGCAGCAAGACCGTCCTGCCCGCCGAGGCGCACGTGAAGCTGACGTGCCGCCTCGTGCCGGGCCAGCACCCGGAGACCATCGCCGCGCTGCTGGCCGAGCACCTGCGGACGCATACACCGCCCGGCGTGCGTCTGGAACTGCGGCCCAGCGACCATGCCGCCGGCCCCTACGCCCTGCCGGACGGACACCCACTGCGCGGGGCAGCCGGGCAGGTGCTGCATGACCTGTACGGCACTGCGCCCGTCGAGGTCGGCATGGGCGGCTCCATCCCCATCCTGGAAACATTCAAAGACGTGCTGGGCCTGGACACGGTGCTGTTCTCCTTCGCCGTGGGCGACGAGAACATCCACGCCCCCGACGAGTTCTTCCGTATCCCGCGCCTGTACGAGGGCCAGGAGGCGTGGCTGCGCCTGTGGTGGGCGCTGGGGCACGCGGATGGCTAG
- a CDS encoding RraA family protein has translation MNVVALADRLNAALPGRDLTCNLSDALGHTGGLGADFRPLWTGATFAGVAVTVRTAGTDLSAVYRAIDAAPPDSVLVIDTHGTRHSAFWGENTTKAALAHGVRAAVIDGACRDVTAIRALGFPVVCTGTVPQAGRREDGGDVNVPVALGSVPVQPGDLIAGDDNGVVVVPAADAPRVVDSVLADLSSITGAP, from the coding sequence GTGAATGTAGTGGCGCTGGCCGATCGCCTGAACGCCGCGCTACCGGGCCGCGACCTGACCTGCAACCTGAGCGATGCGCTGGGGCACACCGGCGGCCTGGGGGCCGACTTCCGCCCGCTGTGGACAGGAGCGACCTTCGCGGGCGTGGCGGTGACCGTCCGCACCGCCGGCACCGACCTCAGCGCGGTGTACCGGGCCATCGACGCCGCGCCGCCCGACAGCGTGCTCGTGATCGACACGCACGGCACCCGGCATTCGGCGTTCTGGGGGGAGAACACGACAAAAGCAGCGCTGGCACATGGTGTTCGGGCCGCCGTGATAGACGGCGCGTGCCGGGACGTGACCGCCATCCGGGCACTGGGTTTTCCGGTCGTCTGCACCGGCACCGTGCCTCAGGCGGGGCGGCGTGAGGACGGCGGCGACGTGAATGTTCCGGTTGCTCTCGGGAGCGTGCCCGTGCAGCCCGGCGACCTCATCGCCGGGGACGACAACGGTGTGGTGGTTGTGCCCGCCGCCGACGCGCCGCGCGTGGTGGACAGCGTGCTGGCCGACCTTTCAAGCATCACAGGAGCCCCATGA
- a CDS encoding carboxypeptidase M32, translating to MTDTDFARRSAEINDLLCVLNLLAWDARTQMPPGGSATRGQQSATISALARERVLAPAFEAAAHAALDTPDAPAARQALSAVAALRRVPEALTRELATLKSEAQDAWVTAKAASDFAAFAPALTRMVTLNRELADALGYEDHPYDALLNLYEPGLTLKTLLPLFDRLRAHHVALLSRITAQPAPRTDFLRRSYPAAGQKAYSLSAAQRFGYDLGRGRLDESAHPFEISFTRNDVRITTRVQEHFLSGALFGTLHETGHAMYEQGVDPALTRTVLASDLVGLYAVGGASYGTHESQSRLWENRIGRSRAYWEQHYADLQATFPEQLADVDADTFHRAVNEVRPSLIRVEADELTYDLHIMLRVDLERALIGGELDVRDLPAAWNARVKADLGLDVPDDARGVLQDIHWSSGMFGSFPTYTVGNVMASQFFGAAQAAHPELDSQLERGEYAPLREWLTDNIYRHGRTFTPDELLRRVTGRPLDPQPYLDYLTGKYSDLYALAPQEAHP from the coding sequence ATGACCGACACCGACTTTGCCCGGCGCTCTGCCGAGATCAACGACCTGCTGTGCGTCCTGAACCTGCTGGCGTGGGATGCCCGCACGCAGATGCCGCCCGGGGGCAGCGCCACGCGCGGGCAGCAGAGCGCGACCATCAGCGCCCTGGCCCGCGAGCGCGTCCTCGCCCCGGCCTTCGAGGCGGCGGCGCACGCGGCCCTGGACACCCCGGACGCCCCCGCCGCCCGGCAGGCCCTGAGCGCCGTCGCGGCCCTGCGCCGGGTGCCCGAGGCCCTGACCCGCGAACTGGCCACCCTGAAGAGTGAGGCGCAGGACGCGTGGGTCACGGCGAAGGCCGCCAGCGATTTCGCGGCCTTCGCCCCGGCCCTGACGCGCATGGTCACCCTGAACCGGGAACTGGCCGACGCGCTGGGCTACGAGGATCACCCCTACGACGCGCTGCTGAACCTCTACGAGCCGGGGCTGACGCTGAAGACTCTGCTGCCGCTGTTCGACCGCCTGCGAGCCCACCACGTCGCCCTGCTCTCCCGCATCACGGCGCAGCCTGCCCCCAGAACCGACTTCCTGCGGCGATCCTATCCGGCCGCCGGGCAGAAGGCATACTCACTCTCCGCTGCGCAGCGCTTCGGCTACGACCTGGGGCGCGGGCGGCTCGACGAGTCCGCGCACCCCTTCGAGATCAGCTTCACCCGGAACGACGTGCGGATCACCACCCGCGTGCAGGAGCACTTCCTGAGCGGTGCCCTGTTCGGCACCCTGCACGAGACCGGGCACGCCATGTACGAGCAGGGCGTCGACCCGGCCCTGACCCGGACGGTGCTCGCCAGCGATCTGGTCGGCCTGTACGCGGTCGGCGGCGCGAGCTACGGCACCCACGAGAGCCAGTCGCGCCTGTGGGAGAACCGCATCGGGCGGTCACGGGCCTACTGGGAGCAGCACTATGCCGACCTCCAGGCGACGTTCCCGGAGCAGCTGGCAGACGTGGACGCCGACACCTTCCACCGCGCCGTGAACGAGGTGCGCCCCAGCCTGATCCGCGTCGAGGCCGATGAGCTGACCTACGACCTCCACATCATGCTGCGGGTCGATCTGGAGCGCGCGCTGATCGGCGGCGAACTGGACGTGCGTGACCTGCCGGCGGCGTGGAACGCCCGGGTGAAGGCCGACCTGGGGCTGGACGTCCCCGACGACGCGCGGGGCGTGCTGCAGGACATCCACTGGTCGTCCGGGATGTTCGGCTCGTTCCCCACGTATACGGTCGGCAACGTCATGGCCTCGCAGTTCTTCGGGGCGGCGCAGGCGGCCCACCCGGAACTGGACTCGCAGCTGGAGCGCGGCGAGTACGCGCCGCTGCGCGAGTGGCTCACCGACAACATCTACCGGCACGGCCGCACCTTCACGCCGGATGAACTGCTGCGGCGCGTGACCGGCCGTCCCCTTGACCCGCAGCCCTACCTCGACTACCTCACGGGCAAATACAGCGATCTGTACGCCCTCGCGCCCCAGGAGGCCCACCCATGA
- a CDS encoding SDR family oxidoreductase, giving the protein MTRSPAPLRLSGKVAVVTGASSGIGEATARALDAEGAAVVLVARRRDRLDALAEAIRHEGGQAHVVAADLSDPAQARDAVAQAVSAFGRLDILVNNAGLMLLGPVADADPTDWHRMMDLNVLTLMHATQAAVQAMQGQGSGHIVNISSVSGRGAGPTSAGYSATKWAVGGFSEGLRQEVRLLGIRVTVIEPGVVATELTDHITHTATKDAYEGRIKQMTPLEAEDIAAAVVYATTQPQRVNVNEILIRPLDQG; this is encoded by the coding sequence ATGACCAGATCCCCTGCTCCCCTGCGTCTGTCCGGCAAGGTCGCCGTGGTCACCGGAGCCTCCAGCGGCATCGGTGAGGCGACGGCCCGCGCGCTCGATGCCGAGGGGGCCGCCGTGGTGCTGGTGGCCCGCCGCCGGGATCGCCTGGACGCCCTGGCCGAGGCCATCCGCCACGAGGGCGGGCAGGCCCACGTGGTCGCCGCCGACCTCTCCGACCCGGCCCAGGCGCGGGACGCGGTCGCGCAGGCCGTCAGCGCCTTCGGACGGCTCGATATCCTCGTGAACAACGCCGGACTCATGCTGCTGGGCCCGGTCGCGGACGCCGATCCCACCGACTGGCACCGCATGATGGATCTGAACGTGCTGACGCTGATGCACGCCACCCAGGCGGCCGTGCAGGCCATGCAGGGCCAGGGCAGCGGACACATCGTCAACATCTCCTCGGTGTCCGGGCGTGGGGCAGGGCCGACCAGCGCGGGCTACAGCGCGACCAAGTGGGCGGTAGGCGGCTTCAGTGAGGGCCTGCGGCAGGAGGTGCGCCTGCTGGGCATCCGCGTGACGGTCATCGAACCCGGCGTGGTCGCCACCGAACTGACGGATCACATCACGCACACGGCGACGAAAGACGCCTACGAGGGGCGGATCAAGCAGATGACGCCCCTGGAGGCCGAGGACATCGCCGCTGCGGTGGTGTACGCGACCACCCAGCCCCAGCGTGTGAACGTCAATGAAATCCTGATCCGTCCGCTGGATCAGGGCTGA
- a CDS encoding SDR family NAD(P)-dependent oxidoreductase, translated as MTDEDRQVPAASLSGRIAIVTGASSGIGQATARALIQAGARVVVADVNQGAGEASAQHLRDHGGDAVFVPCDVADAVQVQAMVEATVARFGGVDILVNNAGISGGASLLHDLDIDTWDHVMAVNLRGPFLCAKYALPHLMDSRGVIVNVASTYGLVGAPGAPAYCASKGGVVALTRQLAVDYGPRGVRVNAVCPGYVDTDMGGSRARLGPEGQAAANARREAAAARQPLGRQAHVDEIARVIAFLASGASSFMTGSIVTVDGGCTTTFNHG; from the coding sequence ATGACAGACGAAGACAGGCAGGTTCCAGCAGCGTCCCTCTCCGGGAGGATTGCCATCGTCACCGGGGCGTCCTCGGGCATCGGGCAGGCGACGGCGCGGGCGCTGATCCAGGCCGGAGCCCGCGTGGTCGTGGCCGACGTGAACCAGGGGGCCGGCGAGGCCAGCGCCCAGCACCTGCGGGATCACGGCGGCGACGCCGTGTTCGTGCCCTGCGACGTGGCCGACGCCGTACAGGTGCAGGCCATGGTGGAGGCGACCGTCGCCCGATTCGGCGGCGTGGACATCCTCGTCAACAACGCGGGGATCTCCGGCGGAGCCAGTCTGCTTCATGACCTCGACATCGACACCTGGGATCACGTGATGGCCGTGAACCTGCGCGGCCCCTTCCTGTGCGCCAAATACGCCCTGCCGCACCTGATGGACAGCCGGGGTGTGATCGTCAACGTCGCCTCGACCTATGGACTGGTCGGGGCGCCGGGCGCTCCGGCGTACTGCGCGTCGAAGGGCGGCGTGGTAGCGCTGACCCGGCAGCTCGCCGTGGACTACGGCCCCCGTGGCGTGCGCGTGAACGCCGTGTGCCCCGGCTACGTGGACACCGACATGGGCGGCAGCCGCGCCCGGCTCGGCCCCGAGGGGCAGGCCGCCGCCAACGCCCGGCGCGAGGCCGCCGCCGCCCGCCAGCCCCTGGGCCGCCAGGCACACGTGGACGAGATCGCCCGCGTGATCGCCTTCCTGGCGTCGGGGGCCAGCTCGTTCATGACCGGCTCGATCGTCACGGTGGACGGCGGCTGCACCACGACCTTCAACCACGGGTAG
- a CDS encoding isoaspartyl peptidase/L-asparaginase family protein translates to MTRPVLAIHGGCGAIPRADLTPETDRAARSALRRALEAGYAVLDSGGSAVDAVTTAVQVMEDDSVFNAGYGAALNRDGVHELDASLMDGASGRAGAVAGAQHIRNPVLAARALAAVSDPLLLIGPAADAWAAAHGLETVDNAQFTTPARQAALHTMLERERQGTQASATEQEKHGTVGAVALDRHGHLAAATSTGGYTAKPVGRVGDSPIVGAGTWADDRTCAVSGTGKGELFIRFAVGHDIHARMLYGGQSLETAASGLIHGDLAALGGAGLCAVDRAGTVTLPYNTEGMYRGWISADGQYVAIHED, encoded by the coding sequence ATGACCCGTCCTGTCCTTGCCATCCATGGAGGCTGCGGCGCGATTCCCCGCGCCGACCTCACCCCCGAGACCGACCGCGCCGCCCGCAGTGCCCTGCGCCGTGCCCTGGAGGCCGGCTACGCTGTGCTGGACAGTGGCGGATCGGCCGTAGACGCCGTCACGACCGCCGTGCAGGTCATGGAGGACGATTCGGTCTTCAATGCCGGGTACGGTGCGGCGCTGAACCGCGACGGCGTTCATGAGCTGGACGCCTCGCTGATGGACGGCGCGTCCGGTCGCGCCGGCGCAGTGGCGGGGGCACAGCACATCCGCAACCCCGTGCTGGCGGCCCGCGCCCTGGCGGCCGTGTCCGACCCGCTGCTGCTGATCGGCCCGGCCGCCGACGCGTGGGCCGCCGCGCACGGCCTGGAGACCGTCGACAACGCGCAGTTCACCACCCCGGCAAGACAGGCGGCCCTTCACACCATGCTCGAACGCGAACGCCAGGGCACGCAGGCCAGCGCCACCGAGCAGGAGAAGCACGGCACGGTCGGCGCGGTGGCCCTCGACCGGCACGGCCACCTCGCGGCGGCGACCTCGACCGGGGGCTACACCGCCAAGCCGGTGGGGCGGGTGGGAGACTCGCCGATCGTCGGGGCCGGCACGTGGGCCGACGACCGCACCTGCGCGGTGTCGGGCACCGGCAAGGGCGAACTGTTCATCCGCTTCGCCGTGGGGCACGACATCCATGCCCGGATGCTGTATGGGGGGCAGTCGCTGGAAACGGCGGCCAGCGGACTGATCCACGGCGACCTGGCCGCGCTGGGCGGGGCGGGCCTGTGCGCGGTCGACCGCGCCGGCACCGTGACCCTGCCCTACAACACGGAAGGCATGTACCGGGGCTGGATCAGCGCCGACGGGCAGTACGTGGCGATCCACGAGGACTGA
- a CDS encoding AAA family ATPase, giving the protein MTEPASLTPLQPAAVTEAAARLRTLLFEVRKVIVGQDLLLERLLVALLARGHVLVEGVPGLAKTLTIQSTAQAIGASFKRIQFTPDLVPADLIGTRIYNQQKGSFEVELGPVFANLILADEINRAPAKIQSALLEAMQERQVTIGTQTFALPVPFLVLATQNPIESEGTYFLPEAQVDRFMFKVIVGYPGVHEEITIVERVSQAFPLITEQLSGDELRQLQIMTDQVYVPPAVTEYAVTLARATRSPADVGLADLQKAVAYGASPRGSVNLILGGKALAIVRGREYVLPEDVRDLAPEVLRHRVIPSYEGLAEELRVEDIVTRVIAAVPLPRVHMGDPHGTRAVNGAREAGPRDASPRDDRA; this is encoded by the coding sequence ATGACCGAACCTGCATCCCTGACCCCGCTCCAGCCCGCCGCCGTCACCGAGGCCGCCGCCCGCCTGCGCACCCTGCTGTTCGAGGTGCGCAAGGTCATCGTGGGGCAGGATCTGCTGCTCGAACGGCTGCTGGTCGCACTGCTCGCCCGCGGGCACGTGCTGGTCGAGGGCGTGCCCGGGCTCGCCAAGACCCTGACGATCCAGTCGACGGCGCAGGCCATCGGGGCCAGTTTCAAGCGCATCCAGTTCACGCCGGATCTGGTGCCGGCCGACCTGATCGGCACGCGCATCTACAACCAGCAGAAGGGCAGCTTCGAGGTCGAACTCGGCCCGGTGTTTGCCAACCTGATCCTGGCCGACGAGATCAACCGTGCGCCCGCCAAGATCCAGTCGGCGCTGCTGGAGGCCATGCAGGAGCGGCAGGTCACCATCGGCACGCAGACCTTCGCGCTGCCCGTGCCCTTCCTGGTGCTCGCCACCCAGAACCCCATCGAGTCCGAGGGCACCTACTTCCTGCCCGAGGCGCAGGTCGACCGCTTCATGTTCAAGGTGATCGTCGGCTACCCCGGCGTCCACGAGGAGATCACCATCGTCGAGCGGGTGTCGCAGGCCTTCCCGCTGATCACCGAGCAGCTGTCGGGCGACGAGCTGCGGCAGCTCCAGATCATGACCGATCAGGTGTACGTCCCCCCGGCGGTCACGGAGTACGCGGTGACCCTGGCCCGCGCCACGCGCTCACCTGCCGATGTGGGCCTGGCCGACCTCCAGAAGGCGGTCGCCTACGGGGCCAGCCCACGCGGCAGCGTGAACCTGATCCTGGGGGGCAAGGCGCTCGCCATCGTGCGGGGCCGCGAATACGTGCTCCCCGAGGACGTCCGCGACCTCGCCCCGGAGGTGCTGCGCCACCGCGTCATCCCGTCCTACGAGGGGCTGGCCGAGGAACTGCGCGTCGAGGACATCGTGACCCGCGTGATCGCTGCCGTGCCGCTGCCGCGCGTGCACATGGGCGATCCGCACGGCACCCGCGCCGTGAATGGAGCGCGGGAAGCCGGCCCCCGAGATGCCAGCCCCCGAGATGATCGGGCTTAG
- a CDS encoding DUF58 domain-containing protein: MIGLRRRPPRPAPPPPRAEVRPPPELPAQLLRRLEFKVVRRLDGFLFGDYRGLFYGPSLDLAEVREYQPGDEVRRIDWNVTARSGRLHVRQYQEERELTTWLIIDTSPSMDFGTRRALKSDLARDFAGVAALIVTRHGDRLGAITFGPAAGMVTPRHGRAQALALMTLLSRPAVSGPPAGTTTLEPALTNAGHLMRRRSLVFVVSDFLEGVPPGGGGWAGALGRLAQRHDVVAVRISDPAERILPDVGGLRVRDPESGEELWLDTSDVQVRAAHARLVGERDAALRRSLHAARVDLLDLGTERDPVPALLRFVAARRGRRP; encoded by the coding sequence ATGATCGGGCTTAGACGCCGGCCGCCCCGCCCGGCCCCGCCCCCGCCCCGCGCGGAGGTGCGGCCGCCGCCGGAGCTGCCGGCCCAGCTGCTGCGCCGCCTGGAATTCAAGGTCGTGCGCCGCCTGGACGGCTTCCTGTTCGGGGACTACCGGGGCCTGTTCTACGGCCCCAGCCTGGACCTTGCCGAGGTGCGCGAGTATCAGCCGGGCGACGAGGTGCGGCGGATCGACTGGAACGTCACCGCCCGCTCGGGGCGGCTGCACGTGCGGCAGTATCAGGAAGAACGTGAGCTGACCACCTGGCTGATCATCGACACCTCGCCGTCGATGGACTTCGGCACCCGCCGCGCCCTGAAGAGTGATCTGGCGCGGGACTTCGCGGGGGTCGCGGCGCTGATCGTCACGCGCCACGGCGACCGGCTGGGAGCGATCACCTTCGGCCCGGCGGCCGGGATGGTCACGCCGCGCCACGGCCGGGCCCAGGCGCTGGCGCTGATGACCCTGCTGTCGCGCCCGGCCGTGTCCGGCCCCCCGGCGGGCACCACCACCCTGGAGCCGGCCCTGACGAATGCCGGGCACCTCATGCGGCGGCGCTCGCTGGTGTTCGTCGTCTCGGATTTTCTGGAGGGTGTGCCGCCGGGCGGGGGTGGCTGGGCCGGGGCGCTGGGTCGGCTGGCCCAGCGGCACGATGTCGTGGCGGTGAGGATCTCCGACCCGGCCGAGCGCATCCTGCCGGATGTCGGGGGCCTGCGTGTCCGCGACCCCGAGAGCGGCGAGGAGCTGTGGCTGGACACCTCCGACGTGCAGGTGCGGGCCGCGCACGCCCGGCTGGTGGGCGAGCGCGACGCGGCGCTGCGCCGCTCCCTGCACGCCGCGCGGGTCGATCTGCTGGATCTGGGCACCGAGCGTGACCCGGTGCCGGCGCTGCTGCGCTTCGTGGCGGCGCGGCGCGGGCGGCGGCCATGA
- a CDS encoding VWA domain-containing protein encodes MTFELPLLLWLLVLLPLAVLALRGWARQRQRRRQAYADPALLGAALRDTAPRQARWLTGLQLGALGLLLLGAAQPVAPVRLPSNQAAVMVALDTSRSMLADDLRPTRLAAAQTAIRDFLRLAPASTRIGFLTFSDRAAVLVAPTTDRRAVLEALERVKPAQATSLAGALVSAVRALPGRAAAAPPPELEITPTPTPPATGTTPAPTPTAPQEPYPPGAVLLLSDGISNRGGSPLIAARFAQDYDVKVYAVALGREGGAVSVIEGQTVFVPFDSQGLQRLTQLTGGEFLETPEPGALQGIARSLGTAIRWASTDLALSAPLAALAALFLIVGGGLGLRWHRRVP; translated from the coding sequence ATGACCTTCGAGCTGCCGCTGCTGCTGTGGCTGCTGGTGCTGCTGCCGCTGGCTGTCCTGGCGCTGCGGGGGTGGGCCCGCCAGCGACAGCGCCGGCGCCAGGCCTACGCCGACCCGGCGCTGCTGGGCGCGGCCCTGCGCGACACCGCCCCCCGGCAGGCCCGCTGGCTCACGGGGCTGCAGCTGGGAGCGCTGGGCCTGCTGCTGCTGGGGGCCGCCCAGCCGGTCGCGCCGGTGCGGCTGCCCAGCAACCAGGCCGCCGTGATGGTCGCGCTGGATACCTCGCGCTCCATGCTCGCCGACGACCTGCGCCCGACCCGGCTGGCCGCCGCCCAGACCGCGATCCGGGACTTCCTGCGGCTGGCCCCGGCCTCGACCCGGATCGGGTTCCTGACCTTCTCCGACCGGGCCGCCGTGCTGGTGGCCCCCACCACGGATCGCCGGGCGGTGCTGGAGGCGCTGGAACGGGTGAAACCCGCGCAGGCGACCTCGCTGGCCGGAGCGCTGGTCAGCGCCGTGCGGGCGCTGCCCGGCCGCGCGGCCGCCGCGCCCCCGCCTGAACTGGAGATCACGCCGACCCCGACCCCGCCGGCCACCGGAACCACGCCGGCGCCGACGCCCACTGCCCCGCAGGAGCCCTATCCGCCGGGCGCGGTGCTGCTGCTCTCGGACGGGATCTCCAACCGGGGGGGCAGTCCGCTGATCGCCGCCCGCTTCGCCCAGGACTACGACGTGAAGGTGTACGCCGTGGCGCTGGGCCGAGAGGGGGGCGCCGTGAGCGTCATCGAAGGCCAGACGGTGTTCGTGCCCTTCGACAGTCAGGGCCTCCAGCGCCTCACGCAGCTGACGGGCGGCGAGTTCCTGGAGACACCCGAGCCCGGCGCGCTCCAGGGCATCGCCCGCAGCCTGGGCACCGCCATCCGCTGGGCGAGCACCGATCTGGCACTCAGTGCCCCCCTGGCCGCCCTGGCCGCGCTGTTCCTGATCGTGGGGGGCGGCCTGGGCCTGCGGTGGCACCGGAGGGTTCCATGA